One Ricinus communis isolate WT05 ecotype wild-type chromosome 1, ASM1957865v1, whole genome shotgun sequence DNA window includes the following coding sequences:
- the LOC8276548 gene encoding BUD13 homolog, giving the protein MTSGTKSLKDYLKRYESKDDEENKKKRKKKKQKVKVDGPGVLVVDEDPVWQKPIKLDEEEDNDSADEEKPQVDEDIEVKRMKRLEHLRLRRGYNVIAEDGSGWVSLASNGENVGDISPPRRRRARNDTPSPEPGERDFDAGRKHADLSPPRQRRRHHRTQSPDANPDSSPPHKQKARNDTPSPDPAMKDDDLSPPRKWKAQNDTPPPDPSMTNDDLSPPRKQKARNDTLSPDPSMKDADLLPRQRRQNRHYTPSPERPHDSNTSPPCRSHARNSEFSGRKFEAPDAHTFLGSDLSPPRKNRANIEKSGSPDLSPPRLPRRSSSTADGISRAYSDKDASVTRKTQKDSSDPISLKERPKTGLITGHDIQEEISKTKKNDLLRFEQMDPSMSGRGAEAVYRDKKGQRISKEEYLKSKQKVEEKPKEKKLEWGKGLAQKREAEARLQELELEKEKPFARTRDDPELDKMLKERLRWGDPMAHLVKKKHPEPVLADLGDSEKMKESGFIVPQEIPNHSWIKRGLDAAPNRYGIKPGRHWDGVDRSNGFEKKMFQRLNEKQATEKEAYLWSVSDM; this is encoded by the exons ATGACTTCTGGAACCAAATCTTTGAAAGATTATTTGAAAAGGTATGAAAGTAAGgatgatgaagaaaataaaaagaaaaggaagaagaagaagcagaaaGTTAAAGTTGATGGACCTGGAGTTCTAGTCGTGGATGAAGATCCTGTTTGGCAGAAACCCATAAAACtcgatgaagaagaagataatgaTTCTGCTG ATGAAGAAAAACCTCAAGTTGATGAAGATATAGAAGTTAAGCGAATGAAGAGGCTGGAGCATCTCAGGTTGAGACGGGGTTATAATGTTATAGCTGAGGATGGTAGTGGATGGGTTTCACTTGCCTCCAACGGTGAAAATGTTGGTGATATTTCTCCACCTCGTAGACGGAGGGCACGAAATGACACACCATCACCTGAACCTGGAGAGAGGGATTTCGATGCTGGTAGGAAACATGCTGATTTATCACCTCCAAGGCAGCGACGGAGACATCACAGGACACAATCACCTGATGCGAATCCTGATTCCTCACCTCCTCATAAGCAGAAGGCTCGAAATGATACACCTTCACCAGATCCAGCAATGAAAGATGATGATTTGTCACCTCCTCGCAAGTGGAAAGCTCAAAATGATACACCTCCACCAGACCCATCAATGACGAATGATGATTTGTCACCTCCTCGTAAGCAGAAGGCTCGAAATGATACACTGTCACCAGACCCATCAATGAAAGATGCTGATTTATTGCCTCGACAGCGTAGGCAAAATCGACATTACACCCCATCTCCAGAACGTCCCCATGATTCTAATACGTCCCCTCCTTGTCGATCTCATGCTCGAAATTCAGAATTCTCTGGGAGGAAATTTGAAGCACCTGATGCACATACTTTCCTCGGGTCAGATCTTTCACCTCCTAGGAAAAACAGGGCAAATATTGAGAAATCAGGGTCGCCGGATCTTTCTCCTCCACGGTTGCCTAGGCGTTCAAGTTCAACTGCAGATGGTATTTCACGTGCATATTCGGATAAAGATGCTTCAGTAACAAGGAAAACCCAGAAGGATTCATCTGATCCAATATCCTTAAAGGAGCGGCCAAAGACTGGTTTGATCACTGGCCATGATATCCAAGAAGAGATATCAAAAACTAAGAAGAATGATTTGCTGAG GTTTGAACAGATGGATCCTTCTATGAGTGGACGAGGTGCTGAAGCTGTATATCGTGATAAGAAAG GACAGCGAATATCGAAGGAGGAGTATTTGAAATCGAAGCAAAAAGTAGAAGAAAAGCCTAAG GAGAAGAAGTTAGAATGGGGTAAGGGCTTGGCTCAAAAGCGGGAAGCTGAGGCTAGATTGCAAGAATTAGAGCTTGAGAAGGAAAAGCCATTTGCAAGGACCAG AGATGATCCTGAGCTTGATAAAATGCTGAAGGAAAGACTAAGATGGGGTGATCCTATGGCACATTTAGTCAAG AAAAAGCATCCTGAACCAGTTCTTGCTGATCTAGGGGACAGCGAGAAGATGAAGGAATCAGGGTTTATAGTTCCCCAGGAGATTCCTAATCACAGCTGGATAAAAAGAGGATTAGATGCTGCCCCAAATCGATATGGTATAAAGCCAGGAAGACACTGGGATGGGGTTGATCGGAGTAAtggatttgagaaaaaaatgttCCAGAGGTTGAATGAAAAACAGGCTACAGAAAAGGAAGCATATCTTTGGTCTGTGTCTGATATGTAA